The following proteins come from a genomic window of Achromobacter deleyi:
- a CDS encoding 3-deoxy-D-manno-octulosonic acid kinase: MLADPRLGESGPEVFNPAHYGDRARPVDAGGRQAAWFVQGQGWQGVLRRYRRGGLIAKLSRDTYLWAGADRTRSFREFRLLAAMRAQGLPVPAPLAAAYWRQGPTYRAAIVVERIPGVRPLALALAEPLWQPVAEAIARMHRAGVWHADLNAFNILIGSDGQVWLIDFDRGTQGGLSDRQRQGNLERLRRSLVKVAGEDGERFWLKLRDSYWTAWGVGVQP, from the coding sequence ATGCTGGCCGACCCGCGCCTGGGCGAGTCCGGCCCCGAAGTGTTCAACCCGGCCCACTACGGCGACCGCGCCCGGCCGGTGGACGCCGGCGGCCGCCAGGCCGCCTGGTTCGTGCAGGGGCAGGGCTGGCAGGGCGTGCTGCGCCGCTACCGGCGCGGCGGCCTGATCGCCAAGCTCAGCCGCGACACCTACCTGTGGGCGGGTGCCGACCGCACCCGCAGCTTCCGTGAGTTCCGCCTGCTGGCCGCCATGCGCGCCCAGGGGCTGCCGGTGCCGGCGCCGCTGGCCGCCGCCTACTGGCGCCAGGGGCCGACCTACCGCGCCGCCATCGTGGTCGAACGCATTCCCGGCGTGCGGCCGCTGGCCCTGGCGCTGGCCGAACCCCTGTGGCAGCCGGTGGCCGAGGCCATCGCGCGCATGCACCGGGCCGGCGTCTGGCACGCCGACCTGAACGCCTTCAACATCCTGATCGGGTCCGACGGTCAGGTCTGGCTGATCGACTTCGACCGCGGCACCCAGGGCGGCCTGTCCGACCGCCAGCGCCAGGGCAACCTGGAACGCCTGCGCCGTTCGCTGGTCAAGGTGGCCGGCGAAGACGGCGAGCGTTTCTGGCTCAAGTTGCGCGACAGCTACTGGACCGCCTGGGGCGTCGGCGTGCAGCCCTGA
- a CDS encoding group II truncated hemoglobin has translation MTSSVQTPAEPVETSRSIFDLLGGEPGVRALVDRFYDLMDIEPDLKELRAAHGPSLDEARDKLFWFLCGYFGGPDHYIERFGHPRLRARHLPFSIGEIERDQWVACMGRAMEDEGIDPALVERLLQAFFGVADWMRNREG, from the coding sequence ATGACGTCCTCCGTCCAAACCCCTGCCGAACCCGTGGAAACCTCCCGCAGCATTTTCGATCTCCTGGGCGGCGAGCCCGGCGTGCGAGCCCTGGTGGACCGCTTCTATGACCTGATGGACATCGAGCCGGACCTGAAGGAGCTGCGGGCCGCGCACGGCCCCAGCCTGGACGAGGCCCGCGACAAGCTGTTCTGGTTCCTGTGCGGCTACTTCGGCGGCCCCGACCACTATATAGAGCGCTTCGGCCATCCGCGGCTGCGGGCCCGGCACCTGCCGTTCTCGATCGGCGAGATCGAACGCGATCAATGGGTGGCCTGCATGGGCCGCGCCATGGAAGACGAGGGCATCGACCCCGCCCTGGTCGAGCGCCTGCTGCAGGCCTTCTTCGGCGTGGCCGACTGGATGCGCAACCGTGAAGGCTGA
- a CDS encoding ABC transporter ATP-binding protein produces the protein MTDSRYSAQLAADPDEFVRVTDVVKIFGDVVAVRSVNLSVKRNEIFALLGSSGSGKSTLLRMLAGFEEATSGQILLDGEDITNVPPYRRPVNMMFQSYALFPHMTVEANVAFGLKQEGVDRAEIHDRVFEALNLVQMAGYSRRKPNQLSGGQQQRVALARSLVKRPKLLLLDEPMSALDKQIRQKTQIELVKILEQVGVTCIMVTHDQEEAMTMAHRLAVMTEGQIVQCGTPQDVYAFPNSRFVASFIGSTNMFTGTIVVDEPDHVAIESPELSRPLYVSHGVSEPLGMDVHVSIRPERMVVSREQPAGDYNWAHGMVSHMAWMGSYALYQIRLDSGAMVEASVPSLQLAQLDAPGIDEEIFVSWDADSATVLAS, from the coding sequence ATGACCGATAGCCGTTACTCGGCGCAGCTTGCGGCCGATCCGGACGAGTTCGTCCGGGTGACCGACGTGGTGAAGATCTTCGGCGACGTGGTCGCCGTCCGTTCCGTCAATCTCTCGGTCAAGCGCAACGAGATCTTCGCGCTGCTGGGCAGCTCGGGCAGCGGCAAATCGACCCTGCTGCGCATGCTGGCCGGCTTCGAGGAAGCCACCTCGGGCCAGATCCTGCTCGATGGCGAGGACATCACCAACGTGCCGCCGTACCGGCGGCCGGTGAACATGATGTTCCAGTCGTACGCGCTGTTCCCGCACATGACGGTCGAGGCCAACGTGGCCTTCGGCCTGAAGCAGGAAGGCGTGGACCGCGCCGAGATCCACGACCGCGTGTTCGAGGCGCTGAACCTGGTGCAGATGGCCGGCTATTCGCGCCGCAAGCCCAACCAGCTGTCCGGCGGCCAGCAGCAGCGCGTGGCGCTGGCGCGCAGCCTGGTCAAGCGGCCCAAGCTGCTGCTGCTGGACGAGCCGATGTCGGCGCTGGACAAGCAGATCCGCCAGAAGACCCAGATCGAGCTGGTCAAGATCCTGGAGCAGGTCGGCGTGACCTGCATCATGGTCACCCACGACCAGGAAGAGGCCATGACCATGGCGCATCGCCTGGCGGTCATGACCGAAGGCCAGATCGTCCAGTGCGGCACGCCGCAGGACGTCTACGCCTTCCCCAACTCGCGCTTCGTCGCCAGCTTCATCGGTTCGACCAACATGTTCACCGGCACCATCGTGGTCGATGAACCCGACCACGTCGCCATCGAAAGCCCCGAACTGAGCCGCCCGCTGTACGTCAGCCACGGCGTCAGCGAGCCGCTGGGCATGGACGTGCACGTCTCCATCCGGCCCGAGCGCATGGTGGTGTCGCGCGAGCAGCCCGCCGGCGACTACAACTGGGCCCACGGCATGGTCAGCCACATGGCCTGGATGGGCAGCTACGCGCTCTACCAGATCCGGCTGGATTCCGGCGCCATGGTCGAGGCCAGCGTGCCCAGCCTGCAACTGGCCCAGCTGGACGCCCCGGGCATCGACGAAGAAATCTTCGTCAGCTGGGACGCCGACAGCGCGACGGTGCTGGCGTCATGA
- a CDS encoding ABC transporter permease subunit gives MSRFSPRDWLPSGRTLAVVPPFAWLVLFLLVPFLLVFKISFAELKFGIPPYTALAEFKDEAVQFSLHLRGYILLFTDSLYFATYLSSVKIAAITTLACVLIGYPMAYYIARSSPRVRNLLLLGVILPFWTSLLLRVYAWVGILRNDGLLNNFLQWLGIISSPLEIYRTDLAVYIGMVYAYLPFFILPLYATLVKMDLRLLEAAYDLGAKPWQAFWQITVPLSRQGVIAGAMLVFIPAVGEYVIPEMLGGANTLMMGRVMWNEFFNNTDWPMASAVTCVMVLLLLVPLALFQYNQVKQQELASGGRK, from the coding sequence ATGAGCCGCTTCTCGCCCCGCGACTGGCTGCCCTCGGGCCGGACGCTGGCGGTGGTGCCGCCGTTCGCCTGGCTGGTGCTGTTCCTGCTGGTGCCGTTCCTGCTGGTGTTCAAGATCAGCTTCGCCGAGCTCAAGTTCGGCATTCCGCCGTACACCGCGCTGGCCGAATTCAAGGACGAGGCGGTGCAGTTCAGCCTGCACCTGCGCGGCTACATCCTGCTGTTCACCGACAGCCTGTATTTCGCCACCTACCTCAGTTCGGTCAAGATCGCCGCCATCACCACGCTGGCCTGTGTGCTGATCGGCTATCCGATGGCGTATTACATCGCGCGGTCGTCGCCGCGCGTGCGCAACCTGCTGCTGCTGGGCGTGATCCTGCCGTTCTGGACCTCGCTGCTGCTGCGCGTGTACGCCTGGGTCGGCATCCTGCGCAACGACGGCCTCTTGAACAATTTCCTGCAATGGCTCGGCATCATCTCCAGCCCGCTGGAGATCTACCGTACCGACCTGGCCGTGTACATCGGCATGGTCTATGCGTACCTGCCGTTCTTCATCCTGCCGCTGTACGCCACGCTGGTGAAGATGGACCTGCGCCTGCTGGAAGCCGCCTACGACCTGGGCGCCAAGCCCTGGCAGGCGTTCTGGCAGATCACCGTGCCGCTGTCGCGCCAGGGCGTCATCGCCGGCGCCATGCTGGTGTTCATCCCGGCGGTCGGCGAATACGTCATTCCCGAAATGCTGGGCGGCGCCAACACGCTGATGATGGGCCGGGTCATGTGGAACGAGTTCTTCAACAACACCGACTGGCCGATGGCCTCGGCGGTGACCTGCGTGATGGTGCTGCTGTTGCTGGTGCCGTTGGCGCTGTTCCAGTACAACCAGGTCAAGCAGCAGGAACTGGCCAGCGGAGGCCGCAAATGA
- a CDS encoding polyamine ABC transporter substrate-binding protein — translation MKLRAGMRWALGTMLVAAATSAAMAQNKVVNVYNWAEYTAPDTISGFEKETGIKVRYDVYDSNDTLQAKLLAGKSGYDVVVPSTHYASRQIEAGLFQKLDKSKIPNWKYLDPDVMALVASVDPGNEYAIPWGYGTNGLGYNVTKVKQIMGDNVDLGNWDMIFKPENAAKLKECGISMLDEAAQVFPAVLKYLGKDPNSANPDDYKAALDVLKQIRPYIRQFSSSGYIDELAVGDLCMVYGFSGDVMIARKRAQEAKKAYEVNYFIPKGGAPAWFDLMVIPKDAPHPEEALAFINYIETPKVHAAITNTMFYPNANKEARQYVVKDVADNPMIYPSPEVSKTLYVIKAQPLNIQRLQTRMWAELKSGR, via the coding sequence ATGAAACTACGGGCGGGAATGCGCTGGGCGCTGGGGACGATGCTGGTCGCGGCAGCCACGTCGGCGGCGATGGCGCAGAACAAGGTCGTCAACGTCTACAACTGGGCCGAATACACGGCTCCGGACACGATCTCCGGTTTCGAGAAGGAAACCGGCATCAAGGTCCGCTATGACGTCTACGACAGCAACGACACGCTGCAGGCCAAGCTGCTGGCCGGCAAATCGGGTTACGACGTCGTTGTCCCGTCCACGCATTACGCCTCGCGCCAGATCGAGGCCGGCCTGTTCCAGAAACTGGACAAGTCCAAGATCCCCAACTGGAAGTACCTGGACCCCGACGTCATGGCGCTGGTCGCCTCGGTCGATCCCGGCAACGAATACGCCATTCCCTGGGGCTACGGCACCAACGGCCTGGGCTACAACGTCACCAAGGTCAAGCAGATCATGGGCGACAACGTCGACCTGGGCAACTGGGACATGATCTTCAAGCCCGAGAACGCCGCCAAGCTCAAGGAGTGCGGCATCTCGATGCTGGACGAGGCCGCGCAGGTGTTCCCGGCCGTGCTCAAGTACCTGGGCAAGGATCCGAACAGCGCCAACCCGGACGACTACAAGGCCGCGCTGGACGTGCTCAAGCAGATCCGTCCGTACATCCGCCAGTTCAGCTCGTCGGGCTACATCGACGAGCTGGCCGTGGGCGACCTGTGCATGGTCTACGGCTTCTCGGGCGACGTCATGATCGCCCGCAAGCGCGCCCAGGAAGCCAAGAAGGCCTATGAAGTGAACTACTTCATTCCCAAGGGCGGCGCCCCGGCCTGGTTCGACCTGATGGTCATCCCGAAGGACGCGCCGCATCCGGAAGAAGCCCTGGCGTTCATCAACTACATCGAGACGCCCAAGGTCCACGCCGCCATCACCAACACCATGTTCTACCCGAACGCCAACAAAGAGGCGCGGCAGTACGTGGTCAAGGACGTGGCCGACAACCCCATGATCTACCCGTCGCCCGAGGTCTCCAAGACCTTGTATGTCATCAAGGCGCAGCCCTTGAACATCCAACGCCTGCAGACGCGCATGTGGGCCGAGCTGAAATCGGGGCGCTGA
- a CDS encoding Spx/MgsR family RNA polymerase-binding regulatory protein, with translation MKQTTLYGLTKCSTCVKAREWLTAHGVDHQFIDYRDHPVAAATLKDWAGQLGGWEKLVNRASMTWRNLPDDRKTASTDAQWTKLIAEFPALVRRPVAVSPDGEVGVGFSEKRYGERFA, from the coding sequence ATGAAGCAAACCACCCTGTATGGCCTGACCAAGTGCAGCACCTGCGTCAAGGCGCGCGAGTGGCTGACCGCGCACGGCGTCGACCACCAGTTCATCGACTACCGTGACCATCCCGTGGCTGCTGCCACCCTGAAGGACTGGGCCGGTCAGCTCGGCGGCTGGGAAAAGCTGGTCAACCGCGCCTCCATGACCTGGCGCAACCTGCCGGACGATCGCAAGACGGCCAGCACAGACGCCCAGTGGACCAAGCTGATCGCCGAGTTCCCGGCGCTGGTGCGGCGCCCGGTGGCGGTCTCGCCGGATGGCGAAGTCGGCGTCGGCTTCAGCGAAAAGCGCTACGGCGAACGCTTCGCCTGA
- a CDS encoding DNA-3-methyladenine glycosylase, with protein sequence MAARADKASRDAGKALPDAFFDRDARQLARELLGKVVRHRVDGLWLSARIIETEAYYLEEKGSHASLGYTHKRRALFMDGGVVYMYYARGGDSLNFSAGGPGNAVLIKSAYPWVDAVSGPEALARMQALNPDARGQPRPPGRLCAGQTLLCRALGLKVPDWDARRFDPGALYVEDVGESPQALISTTRLGIPAGRDEHLEYRYVDPAYAAWCTRNPLRRGQQAGRDYHWVDRQGTPLKRAP encoded by the coding sequence GTGGCTGCCAGGGCCGACAAGGCATCGCGCGACGCCGGCAAGGCGTTGCCCGATGCCTTTTTTGATCGCGACGCCCGCCAGCTGGCGCGCGAGCTGCTGGGCAAGGTGGTGCGCCATCGCGTCGACGGCCTGTGGCTGTCGGCGCGCATCATCGAGACCGAGGCCTATTACCTGGAAGAGAAGGGCAGCCACGCCTCGCTCGGCTATACCCACAAGCGCCGCGCCCTGTTCATGGATGGCGGCGTGGTCTACATGTATTACGCGCGCGGCGGCGACTCGCTCAATTTCAGCGCGGGCGGTCCCGGCAACGCGGTGCTGATCAAGTCGGCCTATCCCTGGGTCGATGCCGTGTCCGGCCCCGAGGCGCTGGCCCGCATGCAGGCCCTGAACCCCGATGCCCGGGGGCAGCCGCGGCCGCCGGGGCGGCTGTGCGCCGGCCAGACGCTGCTGTGCCGCGCGCTCGGCCTGAAGGTGCCGGACTGGGATGCGCGCCGCTTCGATCCGGGCGCGCTGTACGTCGAGGACGTGGGCGAATCGCCGCAGGCGCTCATCAGCACCACCCGGCTGGGCATTCCCGCCGGGCGTGACGAACACCTGGAATACCGCTATGTCGATCCGGCCTATGCGGCCTGGTGCACCCGCAATCCGCTGCGTCGCGGGCAGCAGGCGGGGCGCGACTATCACTGGGTGGACCGGCAGGGGACGCCGCTCAAGCGGGCGCCCTGA
- a CDS encoding ABC transporter permease, giving the protein MMDFPDVSRARRPGFWTTLALGARMMMRDARAGELRLLVLALVVAVAAVTSVGFLADRVSRALERDAGQMLGADLVLDADEPVPAAFLDQARERGLEVSSTWQFPSMVSAGDGAQLAALKAVEPGYPLRGALRVTDAPFSPDGATRDIPPEGAVWVDGQLLSLLGLKVGDTLNVGDAHLRIDRVITYEPDRGMQFVNVAPRVMLRASDLPATGLIAPGSRIGYALLVAGQPDAVANYSAWLGQNLKRGQKVATLESGRPEVRRTLDRAQRFLSLVALLAVLISAVAVALAAGRYMTRHRDGIAVMRCLGAVQSQVSRMLTLEFALVGLFASAAGCLLGYAVHQVLVMLLGTLIDTTLPAPSAIPALQGLLTGLLLLLGFALPALAQLRHVPPARVLRRDADVISARSALGYGVGAVGFALLIWWFAGDAKLGGVVAGGFLGAFALFALVAWLCILGLARLRGLAAGLPALRFALAGVVRRRAATITQVCALAVGLMALLLLAMTRTDLIQGWQRTLPPDAPNRFLINVQPDQRQAVTDALTREGLGQIVLSPMVRGRLIAVNGKPVGPDDYEEPRAKRLVDREFNLSYGEQMPSSNRIEEGRWLKPGSAEVSLESGLAKTLGIKLGDKMTFDVAGQQFEVAVSSTRRVDWDTMRVNFFAILTPDTLADMPQSWITSFYLPPEKAQVLPALVRQFPNLTVFDVGAILQQLQSVLNEVGRAVQLLFLFTLAAGVLVLSAALTATRDERMREAAVLRALGATRSQLARSQRIELWAVGGLAGLLAAAGASAIAWVLSTQVFDFTITLSLWPWLVGVGAGMLGAWAGGALALRGVLRTPPLVTLRET; this is encoded by the coding sequence ATGATGGATTTCCCTGATGTCTCACGGGCCAGGCGCCCCGGCTTTTGGACCACCCTGGCGCTGGGCGCCCGCATGATGATGCGCGACGCCCGCGCCGGCGAGCTGCGGCTGCTGGTGCTGGCCCTGGTGGTGGCGGTGGCCGCCGTCACCAGCGTCGGCTTCCTGGCCGACCGCGTCAGCCGGGCGCTGGAGCGCGACGCCGGGCAGATGCTGGGCGCCGACCTGGTGCTGGACGCCGACGAGCCCGTGCCCGCGGCCTTCCTGGACCAGGCGCGCGAGCGGGGCCTGGAAGTCTCCAGCACCTGGCAGTTCCCGTCCATGGTCAGCGCCGGCGACGGCGCCCAGCTGGCCGCCCTGAAGGCGGTCGAGCCGGGCTACCCGCTGCGCGGCGCCCTGCGGGTGACCGACGCACCCTTCAGCCCCGACGGCGCCACCCGCGACATCCCGCCCGAGGGCGCGGTCTGGGTCGACGGCCAGTTGCTGTCGCTGCTGGGCCTGAAAGTGGGCGACACCCTGAACGTGGGCGACGCCCACCTGCGCATCGACCGGGTCATCACCTATGAGCCGGACCGCGGCATGCAGTTCGTCAACGTCGCGCCGCGGGTGATGCTGCGCGCCAGCGACCTGCCGGCCACCGGGCTGATCGCGCCCGGCAGCCGCATCGGCTACGCCCTGCTGGTGGCCGGCCAGCCGGATGCGGTGGCCAACTATTCGGCCTGGCTCGGCCAGAACCTCAAGCGCGGCCAGAAGGTCGCCACGCTGGAATCGGGCCGGCCCGAAGTGCGCCGCACCCTGGACCGTGCGCAGCGCTTCCTGTCGCTGGTGGCGCTGCTGGCGGTGCTGATCTCGGCGGTGGCGGTGGCGCTGGCGGCCGGCCGCTACATGACGCGGCACCGCGACGGCATCGCCGTGATGCGCTGCCTGGGGGCGGTGCAGTCGCAGGTTTCGCGCATGCTGACCCTGGAATTCGCGCTGGTCGGGCTGTTCGCCTCGGCCGCCGGTTGCCTGCTGGGCTACGCGGTGCACCAGGTGCTGGTGATGCTGCTGGGCACGCTGATCGACACGACCCTGCCCGCGCCCTCGGCCATCCCGGCCCTGCAGGGGCTGCTGACCGGCCTCTTGCTGTTGCTGGGCTTTGCCCTGCCGGCCCTGGCGCAGTTGCGGCACGTGCCGCCGGCGCGGGTGCTGCGGCGCGACGCCGACGTCATCAGCGCCCGCAGCGCGCTCGGCTACGGCGTCGGCGCCGTCGGCTTCGCGCTGCTGATCTGGTGGTTCGCCGGCGATGCCAAACTGGGCGGCGTGGTGGCGGGCGGGTTCCTGGGAGCCTTCGCGTTGTTCGCGCTGGTGGCGTGGCTCTGCATCCTGGGCCTGGCGCGCCTGCGCGGCCTGGCCGCCGGCCTGCCGGCGCTGCGGTTCGCGCTGGCCGGCGTGGTGCGCCGGCGCGCCGCCACCATCACCCAGGTGTGCGCGCTGGCGGTGGGCCTGATGGCCCTGCTGCTGTTGGCGATGACCCGCACCGACCTGATCCAGGGCTGGCAGCGCACGCTGCCGCCGGACGCGCCCAACCGTTTCCTCATCAATGTGCAGCCCGACCAGCGCCAGGCCGTGACCGACGCGCTGACCCGAGAGGGGCTGGGCCAGATCGTGCTGTCGCCGATGGTGCGCGGCCGCCTGATCGCGGTCAACGGCAAGCCGGTGGGGCCGGACGACTACGAGGAGCCGCGCGCCAAGCGCCTGGTGGACCGGGAATTCAACCTGTCCTATGGCGAGCAGATGCCGTCGTCCAATCGCATCGAGGAAGGGCGCTGGCTCAAGCCGGGCTCGGCCGAGGTGTCGCTGGAGTCGGGCCTGGCCAAGACCCTGGGCATCAAGCTGGGCGACAAGATGACCTTCGACGTGGCCGGCCAGCAGTTCGAGGTGGCCGTGTCGAGCACCCGGCGGGTGGATTGGGATACGATGCGCGTCAATTTTTTCGCCATCCTGACGCCTGATACCCTGGCCGACATGCCGCAAAGCTGGATCACATCCTTCTACCTGCCGCCGGAAAAGGCCCAGGTGCTGCCCGCGCTGGTGCGGCAGTTCCCGAACCTGACTGTGTTCGACGTGGGCGCCATCCTGCAACAGTTGCAGTCGGTGCTCAACGAGGTCGGCCGCGCGGTGCAGCTGCTGTTCCTGTTCACCCTGGCGGCCGGCGTGCTGGTGCTGTCGGCCGCGCTGACCGCCACCCGCGACGAGCGCATGCGCGAAGCCGCGGTGCTGCGCGCCCTGGGCGCCACCCGCAGCCAGCTGGCGCGCTCGCAGCGCATCGAACTGTGGGCGGTTGGCGGCCTGGCCGGCCTGCTGGCGGCGGCCGGCGCCAGCGCGATCGCTTGGGTTTTATCAACCCAGGTTTTCGATTTCACCATTACCCTCAGCCTTTGGCCCTGGCTGGTAGGGGTGGGCGCGGGTATGCTCGGCGCCTGGGCCGGTGGCGCGCTGGCGCTGCGTGGCGTGCTGCGCACCCCGCCGCTGGTCACCCTGAGAGAAACCTGA
- a CDS encoding TRAP transporter substrate-binding protein, producing the protein MRKSWLAATILAACAVAAPLAASAQTPLKMAYALSTSSHYGAGADALAKSIEASSNGKYKVQQFANSALGGEREVIEGLQIGTIDLAIVSTGATLNFVPETGVFDIPFLLRDLQHARNVLDSKIGQDMLAKFPSRGIIALAWGEQGFRHLTNNVRPVKTPADAKGLKIRTTENPIHITAFRQIGILPTPMAWPEVATALQQGTIDGQENPLSVITSAKLSQMQKYLALTGHVYGPALVLMSSNVYDGLSADDKAKFDKAGKESALAMRAYVDNIEKTGVEQLKKEGMQVSEVDRAAFAAAVEPAYPEYYKKFNKKLIESIRDTK; encoded by the coding sequence ATGCGTAAATCCTGGCTCGCGGCCACGATCCTTGCCGCCTGCGCGGTCGCCGCGCCCCTGGCCGCCTCGGCCCAGACTCCCCTGAAGATGGCCTATGCCCTGTCCACCTCGTCGCACTACGGCGCCGGCGCCGACGCCCTGGCCAAGTCGATCGAGGCGTCCAGCAACGGCAAGTACAAGGTACAGCAATTCGCCAACAGCGCGCTGGGCGGTGAACGCGAAGTAATCGAAGGCCTGCAGATCGGCACCATCGACCTGGCCATCGTCTCGACCGGCGCCACCCTGAACTTCGTGCCCGAGACCGGCGTCTTCGACATCCCCTTCCTGCTGCGCGACCTGCAACACGCGCGCAACGTGCTGGACAGCAAGATCGGACAGGATATGCTGGCAAAGTTCCCCAGCCGCGGCATCATCGCGCTGGCCTGGGGCGAGCAGGGCTTCCGCCACTTGACCAACAACGTGCGCCCGGTCAAGACGCCGGCCGACGCCAAGGGCCTGAAGATCCGCACCACGGAAAACCCGATCCACATCACCGCCTTCCGCCAGATCGGCATCCTGCCGACCCCGATGGCCTGGCCGGAAGTGGCCACCGCCCTGCAGCAGGGCACCATCGACGGCCAGGAAAACCCGCTGTCGGTCATCACCTCGGCCAAGCTGTCGCAGATGCAGAAGTACCTGGCGCTGACCGGCCACGTCTACGGCCCGGCGCTGGTGCTGATGTCGTCCAACGTCTATGACGGCCTGTCGGCCGACGACAAGGCCAAGTTCGACAAGGCCGGCAAGGAATCGGCCCTGGCCATGCGCGCCTACGTCGACAACATCGAGAAGACCGGCGTCGAGCAGCTCAAGAAGGAAGGCATGCAGGTCTCCGAAGTCGACCGCGCCGCCTTCGCCGCCGCCGTCGAGCCGGCCTACCCCGAGTACTACAAGAAGTTCAACAAGAAGCTGATCGAGTCGATCCGCGACACCAAGTAA
- a CDS encoding PhoP regulatory network YrbL family protein, with amino-acid sequence MNTADLPPFCPQPVAYGTVFGPLNLNDETPVATGGDRHIFQHPHAPSLLVKIMDMQARAVYLETRPFKRWYKQYQRESAYRVYLNEITEYVTTTTRPSGVWQVPMARILGLAQTTLGLGLLVEKITDEIGNIAPTVADLARQGKMDEALSARLDEFVEDLADAHVVLHDLSPSNIACGLNADGKSGLFLIDGFGVLPLVPVYAWSKRLNRYRIQRKYAEMRATMAEHAREIALKAAGRANEGAPKT; translated from the coding sequence TTGAACACAGCTGATCTCCCACCATTCTGCCCGCAGCCTGTCGCTTACGGCACTGTTTTCGGACCATTGAATCTCAATGACGAAACGCCGGTCGCGACGGGCGGGGACCGCCATATCTTCCAGCATCCCCACGCGCCCTCCCTGCTCGTCAAGATCATGGACATGCAGGCGCGTGCCGTCTACCTCGAAACCCGCCCGTTCAAGCGCTGGTACAAGCAGTACCAGCGCGAAAGCGCCTACCGCGTCTACCTGAACGAAATCACCGAATACGTCACCACCACCACCCGCCCCTCGGGCGTGTGGCAGGTGCCGATGGCGCGCATCCTGGGCCTGGCCCAGACCACCCTGGGCCTGGGCCTGCTGGTCGAGAAGATCACCGACGAGATCGGCAACATCGCCCCCACGGTGGCCGACCTGGCGCGCCAGGGCAAGATGGACGAGGCACTGTCGGCGCGACTGGACGAGTTCGTCGAGGATCTGGCCGACGCCCACGTGGTGCTGCACGATCTGTCGCCCAGCAACATCGCCTGCGGCCTGAATGCGGACGGCAAGTCAGGACTATTCCTGATTGACGGCTTCGGCGTCCTGCCGCTGGTGCCGGTGTACGCCTGGAGCAAGCGCCTGAACCGCTATCGCATCCAGCGCAAATACGCCGAGATGCGGGCCACCATGGCCGAGCACGCGCGTGAAATTGCGCTCAAGGCCGCGGGCCGCGCCAACGAAGGCGCCCCCAAGACCTGA
- a CDS encoding ABC transporter permease subunit, with translation MNGPNKTLRAVVLGLGYFFLYVPIISLMVFSFNESPAVTSWTGFSFRWYHSLFNDDALLRAAWLSFRIAAMTATAAVIIGTWAGYVLGRMGRFRGFALYVGMLSAPLVIPEVVLGISLLLMFVELRGHLGWPAENGIFTIWVGHVTLCMAFVAVVIQTRIRDLDRSLEEAALDLGATPITVFFKITLPLIAPALASAWLLSFTLSLDDVVLASFLSGPSSSTLPMEVFSRVRLGLKPEINALATLFILAVGTCVILANRMQWRKESEPK, from the coding sequence ATGAACGGTCCCAACAAGACCTTGCGCGCCGTGGTGCTGGGGCTGGGCTACTTCTTCCTGTACGTGCCCATCATCAGCCTGATGGTGTTCTCGTTCAACGAATCGCCCGCCGTCACCTCCTGGACCGGTTTCTCGTTCCGCTGGTACCACTCGCTGTTCAACGACGACGCGCTGCTGCGCGCGGCCTGGCTGTCGTTCCGCATCGCCGCCATGACCGCCACCGCCGCCGTCATCATCGGCACCTGGGCCGGCTACGTGCTGGGGCGCATGGGCCGTTTCCGCGGCTTCGCGCTGTACGTCGGCATGCTGAGCGCGCCGCTGGTGATCCCCGAAGTGGTGCTGGGCATCTCGCTGCTGCTGATGTTCGTGGAGCTGCGCGGCCACCTGGGCTGGCCGGCCGAGAACGGCATCTTCACCATCTGGGTCGGCCATGTGACGCTGTGCATGGCCTTCGTGGCGGTGGTGATCCAGACCCGCATCCGCGACCTCGACCGCTCGCTGGAAGAGGCCGCGCTGGACCTGGGCGCCACGCCCATCACCGTGTTCTTCAAGATCACGCTGCCGCTGATCGCGCCGGCGCTGGCCTCGGCCTGGCTGCTATCCTTCACGCTGTCGCTGGACGACGTGGTGCTGGCGTCGTTCCTGTCCGGCCCCAGCTCCAGCACCCTGCCGATGGAAGTCTTTTCGCGGGTCCGGCTGGGCCTGAAACCCGAGATCAATGCGTTGGCGACGCTGTTCATCCTGGCGGTGGGCACCTGCGTCATCCTGGCCAACCGCATGCAATGGCGCAAGGAGTCCGAACCCAAATGA